The Colius striatus isolate bColStr4 chromosome 13, bColStr4.1.hap1, whole genome shotgun sequence genome includes the window CCCCTACTCCCCCCACTCACAACCCAACTCCCCCCACTCACACCCCTACTCCCCCCCACTGCTGCCTGTACCTTCCCCGTGGCCGTCCCCACGGCGTGCCAGGGATGAGAACTCCGTCTTGGACGGCCTCCTGCGCTTCCGCTTCACCCTGAGGCTGTTGTGCTCCTTGGCTGAGCCCAGGCCcgctctgccttctctcttgCCCAGCTCGTGTGGATTGTCGTGGTGTTTCCGCCACTGTGAACAGAGGGGACAGACTGAAGCCCGAGCTGCCGACTGACTGGGCTGCAGAAGCAAAGGAGAAGGAACAAGGCGCTGTCCTCCACTCACCACGCCGCTGTCCTCCCGCGTTTCTCACACCCCAGCCCCATGTTGGCTCTAGATAACTTGCAGACACGGGTCATCCCTCGCCAAGGACATGGGTGGAAAGCTCCGTGTCCTCAAGCCGCCCTCCCCCGCAGGAGctccctcctcagccccatGAGCCCCCGCCAGGACCCCGCAGCCCTGGCCCGTCCCACCCACCTTCCGGCCGTGCACGCTCCGGCTCCCCGCTTTGCCCGGGGCCTCCTCGCCCTCCTGGGCCTGGCACTTGAGTCTCTTGTGGGGCTGCCCGCTGTCCCCATCGTGCTGCCGCTTGGCCTTGCAGCGCACGCCGCCCTCTTGCTTGATCTGTCCCGCTCCTTTGAGCTTGACCTCAAAGGCCTGGGGAGCGGCCCCAGCTCGCAGGCAGGTCGCCGAAGGGAAGGACACGTCGCACTCCACTCGCTCCTTCTTGACCCTGCAGAGATCCGGCTGCCGCGAGCAGGGCAGCGGCTGCGCAGCCGGCGGCTCCGGGGAGGCGTCGCGGCCCGGCTCCTTGCGCTGGCTGTCGGCGGGCGCCTCGGCCACGGCCcgcaggctctgctgccccgCCGCAGGCAGCTCATGCGCCAGGTACGCCGCCAACACTTGGCTTTTAGGCTTTGCATCCAACTGTTTGAGGGCACAGCTCCCCTGGGGAGCCTCAGTCTGCGCGCTGCCCTCCTTGCTGGAGTCAGCCTCGGGCTGGTCACGCTCCCGACTCTGCTGAGCCTTGTCCGGCTGCCCCTTCCCCCCTTTCGCATCCAAAGCGCTGGTCTGAAGAGCCGGGCCCGCGTCTGGCGGGGCTGGGTCGTCCGGCTCCTCACAGAGCTTGGGCAAGGCCCGGCAGCCCTTGGCTTTGGCTGTGGCTTCCCGTTCCTGGGCGGGGGGCCGGGGCAGCCCCTCAGGCAGGCTCGGGGCAGCTGCACCAGGCTCTGTGGGCGGCACGCTGGGGAACGTCGGGAGCTCACCCGTGACAGCTGGCTTGCAGGAGCTGTTCTGGTTTGGGGGCAGCTGCCCCGCTGTGGAGATGCCGATTGAAAGCAGAGGGGTTTGGTGATAAGGAGACCAGCCGAGAGGCAGAAGCTGAGGATTGGAAGGTTTTCCATTCACAGAGCATCGCGGGTACACGCTTCCCTGGCCGGGGTTCCAGGTGGAGATCTCCTTGGACTGACACAAAGGAGCTCCTGAAGCAACTCTGCCACGCAGGAGTCTCCTGGCAGGATCCTGCTGTCCTTCTGCGCTGCCCTGGTTGGCTTTCTTCCCGCAGGACGGGAGCCCGGCGCCACGAGGCTCTCCCTGGTCGACGATGGAAATGGGCTCCTGCTTGGGGAGGTGACGCGGGTCCCTGCTGAAGCTCACGGCCGGGTCCTTGCTGAGGAGCAGCGAGGCGGGCACTGGGTTGGCGACGCCGACGTAGGTGCCCGGGATGGTGCTGATGAGCGTGGTGTTCTTCACCCACGAGCCCTGCTCACCGTTGCGCAGGAACTCGGGGAAGATGACTAAGGGAGGGGTGGTGCCGAGGCAGGAGGTGACGCTGCTGCCCGCGGCCTGGGCTGTGCGCTGGGACTTGGACAGGACGGTGGTGAGGAGCGCTTTGCCGCTGGTGTGCACCGGCGTCAGGATGGGCATGGGAGGGGTTTTGCGCTGGCTGGGCGGAGGCAGCTTCTGACGGTTGGACTTGGAGGACAGATCGAGAGGCATCTCGCTGCACTCCGGAGAGCAGACCGTCTCACGCTCCAGCTGCGGCGGCGACTTCAGAGGGGAGAGCGAAGTGGCGGCTCCCGGTGCGTGCGGCTCGGGAGCTGCCGGGGCTCTGGTATGCGCGCCGGTGCCAGAAGAGGGAGCAGCAGTCCCGCAGGACGCTGCCAGCGAGGGCTGGCTGGAAGAGAGCAAAGGGCCGGTGGTGCACGGGGCAGCGACCTCGGCGGCAGCCTGGGCACCGCTCCCGCCGGAGGACGAAGGGCAGCTAAGCTGATTCACCTCCACGGACACCACTTTGGCCTCCGAAGCCAAGGGTCTGGTGACAGAGAAGGTGTAGGGGTAGGAGCGCAGCTCTGGGGAAGCGATGATGCCCGGCAGGCAACGCTCGTGCAGGTAGGAAGGCAGGACGGGGAGGGTGAGTGTGGAGGAGACCCCCAAGGCAGCTGGAAGTGTGGCCACGCTGAGCGGCTGCCCACAACTGGGGGGTGGGATGTACACCAGCGACTGGCTCGGGCTCAGGACTGCCCCAGGCTGAAAAGACAGGGGCAGCTTTTGCATAGCAGGGGCCTGAGATGTGGGAAAGCACACTCTGTTCAGAGTGAAAGTAGCAGGAGTGGAGGCAGAGGTGTTGCAGCTGGAGACAACCACAGACAATGTGCCTTCTGCCAGCATGCCTGGCCCTTGTGCTCCAGGGCTCGGGGTGAGTTTCTCCTTCCCAGCAGGCTCGCTCTCTGGAGCCACGGGACAGGCTGGAGGAGCATCAGCCTGCTTGTCACTGGGAGGATCTGCAGGTGTCCAGGCAGCATCAGCGCCACTGCTGTCCTGCTCGGCGGCTCTGGGGGCTGCGGGCTCCTGCCCTCTGCTATTCCCCTGGCTTGCCAGAGGGCCCAGACCATCATCTTTCACAGTCTTTCCTGAACACTCCGGGTTAGGGTTGGGATCGGGTGGCTGCTCTTCCAGTTTGGGTCCAAGTTTTTCCTCCACCTTGCCATCAGCATCCAGCCCCTGGGCGCTGCTGCCACCACCGCTGACTGCTGTGAGCTCCACCTGCAACAAGAAAGGGGAGGGTGCAAGCGGCTCCCAGCGAAGCAGGCAGGATGTTCCCCCCCAGCACACAGAGGCAGAAGTGGCAAAAAGCTCTTGCCAAACTAGAGCACTGCTTTGCCTTGCTGCACCCAGAAGCCCGTGGGACCCATTAGGGTTGATGCTTTTGCTTGGCCTGTTCCATGAGGGAAAGGCCTTCTTGGACCCAGCACACATGCAAGGAGCTCACCTCggaaaggctgctgctgacGCAAAACTCTTGAGACCCCaagtgctgggagctgcttgtTTTAGACTCCTCATCAGAAAGGGGGGCTCTCCTAGCCAAGGAACAAGACACAGCATTACACCCCAGGATATCCTCCCAGCACccaagccctccctgtccctgtgtggcacagcagggcaGCTGGCAGCACAAAGATGTGTGTCCCTGCTCCAGGTAGCCAGATGCAGGGAGGGTACTGGCTGCTGCAGACGGAGCGAGCAGTGAGGAGCAGTGCTGTCTGCTGCGGCCCTCCTGAGCTCTGAGCTCTGCCCACCGAGTAGCATCTCTAACACACAGGTGCTCACCCCACAGCTCCTGCGGGCTCAACAAGATTTCCTCCGTGGCCCCGTAGCTCTGTGCACCTACCTCCCCTGCCCATGGCATTTTttagcccctccccagcctcagcacaagccagcccagccctccctgcctgtgctggcCGCACACATACGCTCCTGTCCCCTTTgcttcctgctctgtcccaccaCACCTTGCCAGTCCCATCTCCTGGGCGAGCGGAGCAGGCTCGGCAGGGCGAGAGGGCCGGTGTggcgcggggagcggcgggggcTGCCGGCGGTGGCAGCCGGGCCCCGCGGGCCGTGAGGCGGCAgcagcggagcggagcggggcgcagcgcggcggggccggcggcacACGGCGGGACGCCAGGGGGCGCCCGAGCGCAGCTGCCGCACGCGGCACCGCCGGCGGCGCCCCGGGGCCGGGCAgcggggcccggcgcggccccggcccctgctcctgcccctgctcctgccccggcccctgctcctgcccctgcccctgctccggcccctgctccggccccggcccctgctcctgcccctgctccgGTCCCTGCCCCGGCCCCTGCTCCGGCCCCGGCTTCGTCCCCTGTTCCTGGCCCTGTTCCGGCCCCgtcccctgcccctgctccggccccggcccctgctcctgctcctgcccctgctccgGCCCCgtcccctgcccctgcccctgcccctgttccggccccggccccggcccctgcTCCGGCCCCGTCCCCTGTTCCTGCTCCTGTTctggccccggccccggcccctgcTCTTGTTCCGGCCCCgtcccctgcccctgctccggccccggcccctgctcctgcccctgttccggccccagccccagcccgtcccctgcccctgctcctgaccctgctccagccccgtcccctgcccctgctcctgaCCCTGCTCCAGCCCCGGCCTtgtcccctgctcctgcccctgttCCGGCCTTGtcccctgcccctgctctgaCCCtggcccctgcccctgcccctgcaccgtcccctgcccctgcccctgctccagcccctgctcctgccctgtcccctgcccctgctccagccccatcccctgcccctgTTCCTGCTCGTACTCTGGCCCCTTCCCTAGCCCCTGCCCCCGCTTCGCCACgaccccagcccctgctccagccctggcccCTGCCCCGTGCCACcctggccccggccccgcagccctgTGCTTCCTCCCACCCTCGGCTACCTGCAGCAGCGCTGGGTCCGGAGCTGCGCTGCCACCGGGCCCAGGCCCCATCAGCTGCCGGGACGGCGCCGGGGGCAGCCCCGGCTGCGGTGGCGCGACCCGCCCGCATGCTGCCCGGGAGGCTGCCGGGGCTCCTGCACAGCGCGGAGTGGCCAGCGACAGCCATCCACGGGGGACACCCCGCGCCAGCCGCCAAAGGACAGGCTGGGCCGCGGCCAGCCTCACTGAGCCCGCCTCGAACTTGAGCGTTTAGTGTAAACTTCGAGGGGTTTAGGAGAAGCTGAGGGCAACGCCATCCCCAGCCCTTATCTGAGGGACACACGGCAGgccaagcagctgctgagggctggagaTGATCTCTGCCCGCCTTCCTGCCCCGAGCCAGCCGCTCGGCTCTCCCCGGTCCCACCGCTCTTCTGGCTGGCCTTGGCAGGACTCGGCACCAAACACCTCGGCACCCACAGCCAGGAATGACCAGCACGTGCTGCCTGTGAGCCTGTAAAACTTTTCTGGCTCTGGCTACAGCAAATGCACCGCAGAGATGCTGTAGCCTCAAGGAAGCcataaacaggaaaacaagccccagagctgcaggaacaaGAGGCAGTGCGCAGCTATGGGGTGGGCCAGGAACTCGTCCCAATCAATTCTGTCTCCCAGCCACTAATCCTCCTTAATCTCCTATTTGGTGGCATGTCACAACTCTCCCATCTCATCATTTGGTCTGCACTAACCTTCCTGGGTCACTGAAAGCTCTTAGCAGCATGGTTTGCAAGGAGTCAAGCTTTTTCCCTCCCCTGGCAGTTAGGAGCATAGGCCTGGTGAAGCCAGTGGCACACACAGACAACTTGGCCCCATCACCCATCAAGGCCATGGAGGCAACACAGCTGCACACAGCCAACGGTCCCTTTCCAGTATCCCCTGCTTATGGGCCCTGCTCGCCACAGCACCAGATGCGGAGCCCAGCACAGAATCACCACACATCCATCCCCTCCCTGCGGCTGTTGGCACCTTGGTCCGTTTCACACCCTAGAGGCACAGGGTGAGCAAGCGCCAGCTCCCTTCCTGCAGCCCCTCCAGATCCCAAACCCATGTTGTTGGCGCTCCAACTCCTTCCCCCGCCGTGCCGCCCACGCACCTCACCTCTCCTCGTTGAGGCCACACATGCGAATCCGCTCTGTGCTGGTCCAGTTGTGCACCCCGCTGTAGAGAGGTGCCGTAGAGATCATGACAGCTGCTCCTCACCAGCCGGGACCCGCGGGGCTCCAGGGGCCGCTCTGCctacaaaagaaaaccagaggGTTGGTAACTCTTCCTGGGACGCTCGCATTCAACCGTGCTTCAGAGAGAGCCGTCCCCAGCTTTGCTGCCAGGCAGACAGGGTACGATGTGTCTGTTtggaagagggaaaggagaaatcaGCAGCACCTCGGGACAGAATCCACACTCTGTTCATCCTTCTGTTGAACAATGTTATTGCCAACAAGCCTCTGGTTACCCCGAGAGTGTCACACAGGTGCTTGCAGACATACACACATCCGTCAAAAGATTCCTCCAAAGGAACCTCCAGCACCAGGCAGCGAGCGGCAAGACAGAGCTGTACCCAGGGTGATGCTCTGTTGAAATGCTGACATCCCCTAGGCTTCATGTGACTTTCATCACCCAGCACAGTTCGAGGGAAAGCCTCAGAGAAGGAGGCAGCAGTGGGGGGAGCCCGGAGGGCGGCAGAGGTTTGCCAATGGTGTCGTCAGGCAGTGCCATCAAGCCGTTACCCCCTCCCTGTGTCAGGAAGGTGCTGCTATTCAGTGGAGTTGCGGGTGGAAACCATGAGGAAACGCAGAGATCCCTGAGCATCCAAGACGCACCGTCGGCTGGGTGGAGCTTTCGAGGGAGAAGGCTGTAGCCAATcgtgcagtgctggctgctggagcaTGAAAGGCAGCCTGGCTGCTTGAGTCCGGATCAGAGAAAAGGGCACGAAGGCAGAGAGGGTCTCAGAGCTAACGACTGGGCTTAGTTGAATCAAGAAGGACCGACTGCAAAGGGCAGAGAGGTGCTGTCACTGAGGTTCCTGGTTCAGAGAAACACTAAAGACCAGAAGGTAAAGCAGACACGGAGCCACAGCAACACGCTGGGTGCAGCGGCTGAGAGTGGGAAGACGCCGAAAGCAACACCTGATCCTCAATCTCCGTTGGCTGTCTTTTCCCTGGCAAACTCCTGGTGACACAGGCTCCAAATGGGACATGCAGCAGCTGAAACAGGCACACGGGGACTCCctaggcagcagctctgggcactgAGTGCGGAATCAAGTCACTCCTCCAAaggcagctccccacagcccaaGTGTGCCAGTGGGGATGCCCCAGGCAGAAAAGCTGGGCCAAGCATGCAGGGGACAGTGGGGTGAGGCAGCTTCTTCGCAAAAGAGAAGTGGCAGACCCGTCTGCACGTAGGAGGGCAAAAGTGAGCGGAGAAGAAGGGGAATTCTGCTAAAGGACACACACCGTAAGGCAGAAGAAGTACTACTTAAGGAAGGGGGAGCTGGGCAGACGCAAAGAGAGAGCAGGGTCATACCCAAAGAGAATGAGAGGTGGCttggagcaggaaggggaggagtcTTTTGATGCTTGGAGAGAAACGCAACATAAAGGAAATAGGGGAACAAACAATCTGCGGGGATTTCACCATCTTAGGCTAAACTGaaagaaggggaggaggaaggttCTGCCcccaagcacagcagcaggacagaTGTTTCGGGAGAAATCAAAGGGGACTTTCTGTACAACGGGGGCCAAGGCTGTGTGCGGCTGCACGACGAGCAACGGGAACTGGAGACGAGCTGAAGCCTCAGCCAAGCACAGATCAGGCAGGCGTGACTCGAGAACAGGTCTGGCAAGGGAAGAGTGATAACTGCTGGTACGAGGAGGGGGGAGAAACAGCACCTTTTGGGCACTCGGGTAAGAGTTGACCACAACAGAGGAGGCACGACGGGCACCAGAAGAGCCAAGAGGACACAGCAACAGAGACAGACACTGCTTCATGAATTCTTGGCCTCTGTCCTCCACGGATGACATGGGACATGTGCCAAAGACAGGCATTTCGCAGGGGAGGGAGGACAgtatgggatgaagctggaacacaaaaagtcccatcgaaatataagaaaaaattctttcagtgtttcagtgagggagccctggcacaggcagcccaggggggctgtggaggctcctgctctggagggcttcaagacccgcctggacatgttcctgtgtgacctgatctaggtgaccctgcttctgcaggggggttgaactggatgatctctaaaggtcccttccaatccccaccattctatgattctatgacaggagagaaaaggagtTGAGATTTCAGCTCAGTTGGGGGGGAAACAGCAGACATGGTCTCGGGCACAAACTAGAGAAAAGTGGAGGAGCAGTATCCTTGAGAAGGTGGACCTGGAAGTTTCCTGAGAGATGCAGTGCTGAGCAGCCTCCCAATGCAACACCGAAGCAGAGAGAGCACCTGCAGCCTTCCTGGCTCAAACCACACTTATAGTCAA containing:
- the BCORL1 gene encoding BCL-6 corepressor-like protein 1 isoform X2, encoding MISTAPLYSGVHNWTSTERIRMCGLNEERRAPLSDEESKTSSSQHLGSQEFCVSSSLSEVELTAVSGGGSSAQGLDADGKVEEKLGPKLEEQPPDPNPNPECSGKTVKDDGLGPLASQGNSRGQEPAAPRAAEQDSSGADAAWTPADPPSDKQADAPPACPVAPESEPAGKEKLTPSPGAQGPGMLAEGTLSVVVSSCNTSASTPATFTLNRVCFPTSQAPAMQKLPLSFQPGAVLSPSQSLVYIPPPSCGQPLSVATLPAALGVSSTLTLPVLPSYLHERCLPGIIASPELRSYPYTFSVTRPLASEAKVVSVEVNQLSCPSSSGGSGAQAAAEVAAPCTTGPLLSSSQPSLAASCGTAAPSSGTGAHTRAPAAPEPHAPGAATSLSPLKSPPQLERETVCSPECSEMPLDLSSKSNRQKLPPPSQRKTPPMPILTPVHTSGKALLTTVLSKSQRTAQAAGSSVTSCLGTTPPLVIFPEFLRNGEQGSWVKNTTLISTIPGTYVGVANPVPASLLLSKDPAVSFSRDPRHLPKQEPISIVDQGEPRGAGLPSCGKKANQGSAEGQQDPARRLLRGRVASGAPLCQSKEISTWNPGQGSVYPRCSVNGKPSNPQLLPLGWSPYHQTPLLSIGISTAGQLPPNQNSSCKPAVTGELPTFPSVPPTEPGAAAPSLPEGLPRPPAQEREATAKAKGCRALPKLCEEPDDPAPPDAGPALQTSALDAKGGKGQPDKAQQSRERDQPEADSSKEGSAQTEAPQGSCALKQLDAKPKSQVLAAYLAHELPAAGQQSLRAVAEAPADSQRKEPGRDASPEPPAAQPLPCSRQPDLCRVKKERVECDVSFPSATCLRAGAAPQAFEVKLKGAGQIKQEGGVRCKAKRQHDGDSGQPHKRLKCQAQEGEEAPGKAGSRSVHGRKWRKHHDNPHELGKREGRAGLGSAKEHNSLRVKRKRRRPSKTEFSSLARRGDGHGEGYLEKKPKNNFRDFIPVVLSSRTRSQSGSVAGSSAGVTGECDVSGQEILPLLEEDQEEEEEEEEEEETSLKRCKLRKSHRTSRYHSRRARDRSLSERSSCYTRRTRELPWRVESPRQLWEPTEEEEEDSHVKRKKRRRQKSRKYQTGEYLTEREEEQVGYPHRRRKSKADFRYRKQKEAAKGKGPELRLRSRLSPSPRKSQGRPDFRNGFFLEHSDSSPVQEELEKPSGKRKCKTKHLAGICEEGKGKGCWNQPTMRSLKKPQDLWTLCKSRRVSPGSSPEPPTAQNVPPGARRLIVNKNAGETLLQRAARLGYKDVVLYCLQKKSSDVNHRDNAGYTALHEACARGWIDILHILLQHGANVNCSAQDGTRPVHDAVANDNLETMWLLLSYGADPTLATYSGQTAVKLATSDVMKHFLCDYLSDLQGRTDGDPRTAWDFYSSSVLEGKDSIGCDLLLNPPGSSDQEEEEQEADNFMFEFSDKPLLPSYNLQVSVSRG
- the BCORL1 gene encoding BCL-6 corepressor-like protein 1 isoform X1; this translates as MISTAPLYSGVHNWTSTERIRMCGLNEERRAPLSDEESKTSSSQHLGSQEFCVSSSLSEVELTAVSGGGSSAQGLDADGKVEEKLGPKLEEQPPDPNPNPECSGKTVKDDGLGPLASQGNSRGQEPAAPRAAEQDSSGADAAWTPADPPSDKQADAPPACPVAPESEPAGKEKLTPSPGAQGPGMLAEGTLSVVVSSCNTSASTPATFTLNRVCFPTSQAPAMQKLPLSFQPGAVLSPSQSLVYIPPPSCGQPLSVATLPAALGVSSTLTLPVLPSYLHERCLPGIIASPELRSYPYTFSVTRPLASEAKVVSVEVNQLSCPSSSGGSGAQAAAEVAAPCTTGPLLSSSQPSLAASCGTAAPSSGTGAHTRAPAAPEPHAPGAATSLSPLKSPPQLERETVCSPECSEMPLDLSSKSNRQKLPPPSQRKTPPMPILTPVHTSGKALLTTVLSKSQRTAQAAGSSVTSCLGTTPPLVIFPEFLRNGEQGSWVKNTTLISTIPGTYVGVANPVPASLLLSKDPAVSFSRDPRHLPKQEPISIVDQGEPRGAGLPSCGKKANQGSAEGQQDPARRLLRGRVASGAPLCQSKEISTWNPGQGSVYPRCSVNGKPSNPQLLPLGWSPYHQTPLLSIGISTAGQLPPNQNSSCKPAVTGELPTFPSVPPTEPGAAAPSLPEGLPRPPAQEREATAKAKGCRALPKLCEEPDDPAPPDAGPALQTSALDAKGGKGQPDKAQQSRERDQPEADSSKEGSAQTEAPQGSCALKQLDAKPKSQVLAAYLAHELPAAGQQSLRAVAEAPADSQRKEPGRDASPEPPAAQPLPCSRQPDLCRVKKERVECDVSFPSATCLRAGAAPQAFEVKLKGAGQIKQEGGVRCKAKRQHDGDSGQPHKRLKCQAQEGEEAPGKAGSRSVHGRKWRKHHDNPHELGKREGRAGLGSAKEHNSLRVKRKRRRPSKTEFSSLARRGDGHGEGYLEKKPKNNFRDFIPVVLSSRTRSQSGSVAGSSAGVTGECDVSGQEILPLLEEDQEEEEEEEEEEETSLKRCKLRKSHRTSRYHSRRARDRSLSERSSCYTRRTRELPWRVESPRQLWEPTEEEEEDSHVKRKKRRRQKSRKYQTGEYLTEREEEQVGYPHRRRKSKADFRYRKQKEAAKGKGPELRLRSRLSPSPRKSQGRPDFRNGFFLEHSDSSPVQEELEKPSGKRKCKTKHLAGICEEGKGKGCWNQPTMRSLKKPQDLWTLCKSRRVSPGSSPEPPTAQNVPPGARRLIVNKNAGETLLQRAARLGYKDVVLYCLQKKSSDVNHRDNAGYTALHEACARGWIDILHILLQHGANVNCSAQDGTRPVHDAVANDNLETMWLLLSYGADPTLATYSGQTAVKLATSDVMKHFLCDYLSDLQGRTDGDPRTAWDFYSSSVLEGKDSIGCDLLLNPPGSSDQEEEEQEADNFMFEFSDKPLLPSYNLQVSVSRGPCNWFLFSDVLKRLKLSSRIFQARFPQLEVAALPAAEFRRQLALSQVLAQEELPDSPEHGPAQTVELVHYEPELLRLLGSAVEYEAWSS